The following coding sequences lie in one Apium graveolens cultivar Ventura chromosome 1, ASM990537v1, whole genome shotgun sequence genomic window:
- the LOC141669126 gene encoding U1 snRNP-associated protein usp106-like isoform X2, which produces MDALRKQLDVLMGANRNGDVREVNRKYYDRDVCRLYLVGLCPHELFQLTKMDMGPCSKVHSLQLRKEYEESRAKGQDNYERELEDVIDRLIVECDRKITRALKRLTDEDAKAAIAISVSEVTTTPEVLEMSKEIKEKLKEADQYDLEGKTDMKIRALEVVEELRTKRADKQSMLLLDAFNKDRASLPQPLPNTPSLAPLPVAVPDARTQEMINEKLKKAEILGEQGLVDEAQKALEEAEELKKLPGPRQEPVVDSSKYTAADVRITDQKLRVCDICGAFLSVYDSDRRLADHFGGKLHLGYMQIREKLADLKDERDNKRKASEELRKSKEQSRERDREGSRDRGGSRERARDHDRRSRDRDRYSDRDYGYDRERERERDRSRSYDSRSRRRSRSRSRERARDYDRHRRHDRY; this is translated from the exons ATGGACGCACTGCGAAAGCAGCTTGATGTGTTGATGGGAGCCAATCGAAACGGCGACGTTCGCGAAGTCAATCGCAAGTATTACGATCGCGATGTCTGTCGTCTCTACTTAGTCGGACTTTGTCCTCACGAGCTCTTTCAACTCACT AAAATGGACATGGGACCTTGCTCAAAGGTGCACTCGCTACAATTGAGGAAAGA ATATGAAGAATCCCGGGCTAAAGGTCAAGACAACTACGAAAGGGAGCTGGAAGATGTTATCGATAGACTTATTGTTGAGTGTGATAGAAAAATTACTAGAGCTCTTAAACGTCTGACTGATGAGGATGCTAAAGCAGCTATAGCAATCTCCGTCTCTGAAGTTACCACG ACACCCGAGGTCCTTGAAATGTCAAAAGAGATCAAGGAGAAGCTCAAAGAAGCTGATCAGTATG ATCTTGAAGGCAAGACAGATATGAAGATTCGAGCTTTAGAAGTCGTGGAAGAACTTAGAACTAAAAGAGCAGACAAACAG TCGATGCTTCTGTTAGATGCCTTTAACAAAGACCGGGCTTCCTTGCCTCAGCCCCTTCCAAATACTCCATCATTGGCTCCTTTACCTGTAGCTGTTCCTGATGCTCGCACGCAGGAGATGATAAATGAGAAGCTTAAGAAAGCTGAAATTCTTG GTGAGCAAGGTTTGGTTGATGAGGCTCAGAAAGCATTGGAAGAAGCTGAAGAACTCAAGAAG TTGCCTGGCCCTCGACAAGAACCTGTGGTGGATTCCTCGAAGTACACAGCTGCTGATGTGCGTATT ACGGATCAGAAGTTGCGTGTCTGTGACATATGTGGAGCTTTTTTGAGCGTCTATGACAG TGACCGTCGATTGGCTGACCATTTTGGAGGAAAGCTTCACCTTGGCTATATGCAAATCCGTGAAAAGTTGGCTGATTTAAAG GATGAGAGAGACAATAAAAGGAAGGCATCAGAAGAACTGAGAAA ATCAAAAGAACAGAGCAGAGAACGTGACAGGGAAGGTAGTAGGGATCGAGGAGGGAGTCGGGAACGAGCAAGGGACCATGATCGTAGGAGCAGAGATCGTGACAGGTATTCTGACCGTGATTATGGGTACGATCGAGAACGTGAAAGGGAGAGGGACCGATCTCGCAGCTACGACTCAAGGAGTCGCCGTAGATCACGTTCACGATCAAGAGAGCGAGCTAGAGATTATGATCGCCATAG GCGTCATGATCGATACTAG
- the LOC141669157 gene encoding uncharacterized protein At5g01610-like, producing the protein MKSPNHFSTLTLSILTISLSLSLSLSSSSPSIYDILSSHSLPIGLFPKGITNFTIDSSTGKFEVYLQQSCNAKFESNVRYDLNVSGTIRVGQLGELSGIAAQELFLWFPVKGIRVDIPSSGLIYFDVGVVFKQFSVSSFESPRECLGTEGWLSEADGLVLVDKLHGGQDRLEQPQSKYGKADALWAVS; encoded by the exons ATGAAATCCCCAAATCACTTCTCAACACTCACACTCTCTATTCTTAcaatctctctatctctctcgCTATCTCTCTCCTCATCATCTCCCTCCATCTACGATATTCTCAGTTCTCACAGCCTCCCAATTGGTCTCTTCCCGAAAGGCATCACAAACTTCACAATCGACTCCTCCACCGGTAAATTCGAAGTGTACTTACAACAATCATGTAACGCGAAGTTTGAATCGAATGTTCGATACGACTTGAATGTTTCGGGTACTATTCGGGTCGGGCAATTAGGTGAATTGTCCGGAATTGCGGCTCAGGAGCTGTTTTTGTGGTTCCCTGTTAAGGGGATTCGGGTTGATATTCCGAGTAGTGGGTTAATTTATTTTGATGTTGGGGTTGTGTTTAAGCAGTTCTCGGTTTCGTCGTTTGAGTCTCCGAGGGAGTGTTTGGGGACGGAGGGGTGGTTATCGGAGGCTGATGGGCTTGTTTTGGTTGATAAGTTGCACGGTGGTCAG GATCGGTTAGAACAGCCTCAGAGTAAATATGGCAAGGCAGATGCATTATGGGCCGTCTCATAG
- the LOC141669126 gene encoding U1 snRNP-associated protein usp106-like isoform X1: protein MDALRKQLDVLMGANRNGDVREVNRKYYDRDVCRLYLVGLCPHELFQLTKMDMGPCSKVHSLQLRKEYEESRAKGQDNYERELEDVIDRLIVECDRKITRALKRLTDEDAKAAIAISVSEVTTTPEVLEMSKEIKEKLKEADQYDLEGKTDMKIRALEVVEELRTKRADKQSMLLLDAFNKDRASLPQPLPNTPSLAPLPVAVPDARTQEMINEKLKKAEILGEQGLVDEAQKALEEAEELKKLPGPRQEPVVDSSKYTAADVRITDQKLRVCDICGAFLSVYDSDRRLADHFGGKLHLGYMQIREKLADLKDERDNKRKASEELRKSKEQSRERDREGSRDRGGSRERARDHDRRSRDRDRYSDRDYGYDRERERERDRSRSYDSRSRRRSRSRSRERARDYDRHSRRHDRY from the exons ATGGACGCACTGCGAAAGCAGCTTGATGTGTTGATGGGAGCCAATCGAAACGGCGACGTTCGCGAAGTCAATCGCAAGTATTACGATCGCGATGTCTGTCGTCTCTACTTAGTCGGACTTTGTCCTCACGAGCTCTTTCAACTCACT AAAATGGACATGGGACCTTGCTCAAAGGTGCACTCGCTACAATTGAGGAAAGA ATATGAAGAATCCCGGGCTAAAGGTCAAGACAACTACGAAAGGGAGCTGGAAGATGTTATCGATAGACTTATTGTTGAGTGTGATAGAAAAATTACTAGAGCTCTTAAACGTCTGACTGATGAGGATGCTAAAGCAGCTATAGCAATCTCCGTCTCTGAAGTTACCACG ACACCCGAGGTCCTTGAAATGTCAAAAGAGATCAAGGAGAAGCTCAAAGAAGCTGATCAGTATG ATCTTGAAGGCAAGACAGATATGAAGATTCGAGCTTTAGAAGTCGTGGAAGAACTTAGAACTAAAAGAGCAGACAAACAG TCGATGCTTCTGTTAGATGCCTTTAACAAAGACCGGGCTTCCTTGCCTCAGCCCCTTCCAAATACTCCATCATTGGCTCCTTTACCTGTAGCTGTTCCTGATGCTCGCACGCAGGAGATGATAAATGAGAAGCTTAAGAAAGCTGAAATTCTTG GTGAGCAAGGTTTGGTTGATGAGGCTCAGAAAGCATTGGAAGAAGCTGAAGAACTCAAGAAG TTGCCTGGCCCTCGACAAGAACCTGTGGTGGATTCCTCGAAGTACACAGCTGCTGATGTGCGTATT ACGGATCAGAAGTTGCGTGTCTGTGACATATGTGGAGCTTTTTTGAGCGTCTATGACAG TGACCGTCGATTGGCTGACCATTTTGGAGGAAAGCTTCACCTTGGCTATATGCAAATCCGTGAAAAGTTGGCTGATTTAAAG GATGAGAGAGACAATAAAAGGAAGGCATCAGAAGAACTGAGAAA ATCAAAAGAACAGAGCAGAGAACGTGACAGGGAAGGTAGTAGGGATCGAGGAGGGAGTCGGGAACGAGCAAGGGACCATGATCGTAGGAGCAGAGATCGTGACAGGTATTCTGACCGTGATTATGGGTACGATCGAGAACGTGAAAGGGAGAGGGACCGATCTCGCAGCTACGACTCAAGGAGTCGCCGTAGATCACGTTCACGATCAAGAGAGCGAGCTAGAGATTATGATCGCCATAG CAGGCGTCATGATCGATACTAG
- the LOC141708876 gene encoding uncharacterized protein LOC141708876 — translation MTNLTNLSFVALDISGENYLSWVQDVKLHLGSKKLGNTIKAENTSTIEENFTSIIFLRHHMHEDLKSEYLEVEDPFILWENLKDRFDHQKLVYLPAAENDWANLRVQDFKSVRAYSSALFKISSRLIMCGEIVTEKRKIDKTLSTFHPNNINLAEMYRERKFTKFGDLFSTLLVAEQNHELVIKNHQSRPTGSAPLPEVNNTTFQQNVRGKGHRGGRGHGRYRGRGRGRGHFRPYYSFGHQKWQPETQSKRKAPQGGKTNNLCHKCGMEGHWSRNCYIPQHLVDLYQSSKRSKGKMVETNFANNLDDSLIISTGGISVNGPNETNETPMWEAED, via the coding sequence ATGACAAATCTTACAAACTTGTCGTTCGTTGCATTGGACATTTCTGGGGAGAATTATCTATCGTGGGTACAAGATGTAAAGTTGCATTTGGGTTCAAAGAAATTAGGCAACACAATAAAGGCAGAAAACACATCCACAATTGAAGAAAATTTTACCTCTATTATTTTCCTTCGACACCACATGCATGAAGATCTAAAATCTGAGTACCTAGAAGTCGAGGATCCctttattttatgggaaaatctaAAGGATAGGTTCGATCATCAGAAACTAGTTTATCTACCTGCAGCTGAAAATGATTGGGCTAATCTAAGGGTTCAAGATTTTAAGAGTGTTCGGGCATATAGCTCAGCACTATTCAAAATAAGTTCTAGGCTCATTATGTGTGGTGAGATTGTTACTGAGAAAAGAAAGATCGACAAAACATTATCCACTTTTCATCCCAATAATATCAACTTAGCCGAGATGTATAGGGAGCGCAAGTTTACCAAGTTTGGGGATCTCTTTTCAACCCTCCTTGTTGCCGAGCAGAATCATGAATTGGTGATTAAGAATCATCAATCCCGTCCAACGGGATCTGCCCCTTTACCAGAAGTAAATAACACGACATTCCAGCAGAATGTACGTGGAAAAGGGCATAGAGGTGGACGAGGCCATGGTCGCTACCGTGGACGAGGCCGTGGTCGTGGGCATTTTCGTCCTTATTATAGCTTTGGTCACCAGAAGTGGCAACCTGAAACACAGAGCAAAAGAAAGGCACCACAAGGAGGGAAAACTAACAATTTATGTCACAAGTGTGGAATGGAAGGGCATTGGTCACGTAATTGTTATATCCCACAACATCTTGTTGATTTATATCAGTCATCTAAAAGATCAAAAGGGAAAATGGTGGAAACCAATTTCGCCAACAACTTAGATGATTCTCTTATAATATCAACCGGGGGAATAAGCGTTAATGGTCCTAATGAGACTAACGAAACTCCCATGTGGGAGGCTGAGGATTAG